The following are encoded in a window of Panthera leo isolate Ple1 chromosome B2, P.leo_Ple1_pat1.1, whole genome shotgun sequence genomic DNA:
- the LOC122219668 gene encoding DLA class I histocompatibility antigen, A9/A9 alpha chain-like produces MRFVMSETVLLLLLGALAVTQTWAGSHSLRYFYTAVSRPGLGEPRFISVGYVDDTQFVRFDSDAPNPRMEPRAPWMEQVGPEYWDRKTRNEKNNAQIFRVDLNTMLRYYNQSESGSHNIQLTYGCDVGPDGRLLRGYRQVSYDGKDYISLNEDLRSWTAADTAAQITRRKWEEAGVAERLRNYLEGTCVEWLAKYLDMGKETLLRAESPNTRVTRHPISDREVTLRCWALGFYPAEITLTWQRDGQDHTQDADLVETRPAGDGTFQKWAAVVVPSGEEQRYTCHVQHEGLPQPITLRWEPSSLPSITILGIIAGVVVLVVTVVVGAVIWRKKFSGGKGPSYSHAARDDSTQGSDSSLMAPKV; encoded by the exons ATGCGGTTCGTGATGTCCGAAACTGTGCTCCTGCTGCTGTTGGGGGCCCTGGCCGTGACCCAGACCTGGGCGG GCTCCCACTCCCTGAGGTATTTCTACACCGCGGTGTCCCGGCCCGGCCTCGGGGAGCCCCGCTTCATATCCGTGGGCTACGTGGACGACACGCAGTTCGTGCGGTTCGACAGCGACGCCCCGAATCCGAGGATGGAGCCGCGGGCGCCGTGGATGGAGCAGGTGGGGCCGGAGTATTGGGACCGGAAGACGCGGAACGAGAAGAACAACGCACAGATTTTCCGAGTGGACCTGAACACGATGCTCCGCTACTACAACCAGAGCGAGTCCG GGTCGCACAACATCCAGTTGACATATGGCTGTGACGTCGGACCGGACGGCCGCCTCCTCCGCGGGTACAGGCAGGTGTCCTATGACGGCAAGGATTACATCTCCCTGAACGAGGACCTGCGCTCCTGGACCGCGGCGGACACAGCGGCGCAGATCACCCGCCGCAAGTGGGAGGAGGCCGGTGTGGCGGAGCGCTTGAGGAACTACCTGGAGGGCACGTGCGTGGAGTGGCTCGCCAAATACCTGGACATGGGGAAGGAGACGCTGCTGCGCGCAG agtCTCCCAACACACGGGTGACCCGCCACCCCATCTCTGACCGTGAGGTGACCCTGaggtgctgggccctgggcttcTACCCTGCGGAGATCACCCTGACCTGGCAGCGTGATGGGCAGGACCACACCCAGGACGCAGATCTTGTGGAGACCAGGCCTGCGGGAGATGGAACCTTCCAGAAGTGGGCGGCTGTGGTGGTGCCttctggagaggagcagagatacACGTGCCATGTGCAGCATGAGGGGCTGCCCCAGCCCATCACCCTGAGATGGG agccatcctctctgccctccatcaCCATTCTGGGCATCATTGCTGGTGTGGTTGTCCTTGTGGTCACTGTGGTGGTTGGAGCTGTGATCTGGAGGAAGAAGTTCTCAG GAGGAAAGGGACCAAGCTATTCTCACGCTGCAC GCGACGACAGTACCCAGGGCTCTGATTCATCTCTAATGGCTCCTAAAG tgtGA